The proteins below come from a single Epinephelus moara isolate mb chromosome 19, YSFRI_EMoa_1.0, whole genome shotgun sequence genomic window:
- the si:ch73-288o11.4 gene encoding beta-microseminoprotein gives MPSLHVFICLLGLVVLCHSSCFFEMLELKDPNNPPKGCVDRDGKQHGIGSEWDRDCMACSCTEDGMSCCSKIPGANTVDIPEECELVVDKKACSAKVVKKSDKTQECNPL, from the exons ATG CCTTCTCTCCATGTGTTCATTTGTCTGCTGGGACTGGTAGTCCTGTGCCACTCTTCCTGCTTCTTTGAGATGTTAGAGCTGAAAGATCCGAATAACCCTCCAAAAG GCTGTGTGGACAGGGATGGAAAGCAGCATGGGATTGGCTCTGAATGGGACAGAGACTGCATGGCGTGCTCTTGTACGGAGGATGGCATGAGCTGCTGTAGCAA gATCCCTGGTGCAAACACAGTTGACATTCCTGAGGAGTGtgagctggtggtggataagAAGGCCTGCTCTGCCAAGGTGGTGAAGAAGTCCGACAAAACACAAGAGTGTAACCCTCTCTAA